AGTTTGGAGGCAATGGACAGGGCTTCACGGCGATTTGCAGCATGCAGTTTGGCATAAATATTACGGATATGGGCATGCACGGTATGTCGGCTGATATTCATCTGTTTGGCAATTTCTTTGTATCCTAGACCATCGGCCACCAATGTCAGCAGGTTTTTCTCCCGAGTAGAAAGGGGTTCACAATGCTGGAGGTCAGATCGTCCCCGAAAACTTCCGATAACTTTTCGTGCAACGGCGGCACTCATAGGGGATCCCCCGGCAGCCAACTGGCGAATCGCATCCACGAGTTCGTCAAAATTCGATCCCTTGAGCACATAGCCATAGGCCCCGGCCTCCAGTGCGCCAAAAACGGTCTCACGATCTTCATAGATCGTATAAGCCAGCGGAAGCAGATCGGGATGTCTGACACACGCCTCCCGAATCAACTCCACCCCCGTCATACCGGGCAGTTCAATGTCAGCCAGAAGAATATCAACGGACATCCAATCCATCTGTTCCAGTGCCTCTTCGGCACTGACATACGCCCCGGCCAGCGACATATCATCCAGCATCCCGATCAGGGGTGCCAGATTGGCGAGCAGGTCGGCATTATCCTCGACAATGCAAATAGATAACGTGTCATTCTGTTTCATAAGATCCCATCTTTTCCCTCTCGTGGACAGTCAGCGACGCTCTCGGCACCGGCATCTCTATCCGAATATCCGTTCCGTCTTCAGACGAATCCATTGAAATACAACCGCCCAGCTCTTTCACCCGTTTTTCCATATTAGATAATCCTCGTCCCTTTGAAGACGTCGGATGACGGCCCCCTCGCCCGTCATCACGCACCAGCAGTTCCAGCATATCATCTCTAAACACCAAGCGAAGCAGAACCCGATGGGCGCCGGCATGTTTGACCGCATTATACACAGCCTCCTTGATGACCCTCGTCAGCGACAACGCCGGAGCGAACCCCGGCCATTTTTCCGGATGATGCCCCCGGCACTCCCACACAAAATCAATATGAGACGCTTCCAGCATGCTGGCCGCGTAATCACGCAGATCATTCAGCCAGTCCGCCCAGAAGGGAGCCGGGTGCTCCAGTGTATTCATTAGAGACCGAATTTCCGCGCTGGCGTAGCACGTCATACGTTCAATCGCCTCAAACCGGTCATTTTTTATGGCCGGATCCGGGCTACGCTTTCCATAGGCGGCCATCAGAGAGACGGTTGCGGCGATGCCGCCCAGTCCATCATGCAGATCCCGAAGCATAATGCGCTGATCCGTCAACCGTCGTTCCCGTTCCCTCTGACGATCCTGAACCGCGACGACATAGCCTGCATGCAGCTCGCGCACTTTCCAAGCCTGCGCCAGAATAAACAGCAGCATAGTAATAGAAAGCGCAATAAAGCCCGCAGTATCCGCCCTCAACTCAAAAGGAGTCCATCCCAGGTCAAATGCCAGATGAGTAAAAATATAGATAAAAAAGACCAGGTGTGCCGCCAAATTAAGCCACGTCGATACACATCGCGTGAGCATCATGACCGCAATCATAATCGTCATAACAAACACAATAAACACACACACGCGTCCCGCAACCATTCCCGCATGAAAAGGCAGTAGAAACGACATACCGCCCACGACGAAAAAAACAACCGCCGTCCGGAGCGTCCACCGTGCCAGTACAGGCCGGGTTTTCTTCAATTCGTAAAAATGCCGGGCATGCAGCAACACCGTCGCAACACACCAGTAGCTACATATCATCAACAGCGTTTTGACACGAAACGTATCGCTTATCCAT
This genomic stretch from Spartobacteria bacterium harbors:
- a CDS encoding response regulator transcription factor, producing MKQNDTLSICIVEDNADLLANLAPLIGMLDDMSLAGAYVSAEEALEQMDWMSVDILLADIELPGMTGVELIREACVRHPDLLPLAYTIYEDRETVFGALEAGAYGYVLKGSNFDELVDAIRQLAAGGSPMSAAVARKVIGSFRGRSDLQHCEPLSTREKNLLTLVADGLGYKEIAKQMNISRHTVHAHIRNIYAKLHAANRREALSIASKLGYLV